The Virgibacillus siamensis sequence CTGACTTATAGTTCACATCTTTGACGGTCAAATGTTGTCCTGTCCCGTTTGCGTACTGGGACGCAATTTCCGGCTGACTTAAGAAATCAATAAACTTCTTTGCTTCTTCCTTCTTATCAGATTTTTTGTTAATGGCAAGCATAAATGTTGCGGTATGAATCCCTTCGTACTTAACTTCACTCTCCGGAACCGTAATTGGCGGAAGGAAACCGAGCTTAAGATCCGGATTCAACTGCTTTAATGTCGCCATATGATACGAGCCGGTAGCAAGCATTGCAGCCTCTTCATTCGCCACCATCTGCATGGCGGAATCCTGATTGGTTCCCAGTGCATTATCCTGGAAATACCCATGCTCATTGAAATACTGAAAATCTTCCAGTGTTTTGACCCACCATTCGTTCGTGAGAGACTCTTCTCCACTTTCAAGCTTCTGAAAAACCTCTTCATCTTTAGCATTATTCATCATCATACTGTTCATCGTTTGATTCGGACCGATATCAGCGCCCGGAAACGCAATCGGGACAATATCATTTTCGATTAGGGTTTCTGCCATTTTCTTATACTCCGACCAGCTTTTCGGAACCTCAATTCCCAATTCTTCAAACATTCCCTTGTTGTAAACAGGCATGTTGAATACCATTTGGTAAGGTATAGCCAGTTGTTTCCCATTTGCCTGACCAACATCAAGGGCACTTTGTGAAAAATTATCCACAAAATCTTC is a genomic window containing:
- a CDS encoding ABC transporter substrate-binding protein, with protein sequence MKKWLFLFLIFLGLMLVSACAADTSQGGQEDGETGTKTKNGDVTELSFIHWRGEDKEVFEDIIAQFEEKYPNIDVQMNIYPSEQYQSNAQQLLRDGSIGDVFTSFPGSQFDAIQDAGYFTDLTGEDFVDNFSQSALDVGQANGKQLAIPYQMVFNMPVYNKGMFEELGIEVPKSWSEYKKMAETLIENDIVPIAFPGADIGPNQTMNSMMMNNAKDEEVFQKLESGEESLTNEWWVKTLEDFQYFNEHGYFQDNALGTNQDSAMQMVANEEAAMLATGSYHMATLKQLNPDLKLGFLPPITVPESEVKYEGIHTATFMLAINKKSDKKEEAKKFIDFLSQPEIASQYANGTGQHLTVKDVNYKSDALKNTAHWITDKNTRFQPRYMITNAAVEEAVLSSIENVLGGTPPKKAATQAQKIVEENIK